Proteins encoded together in one Carya illinoinensis cultivar Pawnee chromosome 3, C.illinoinensisPawnee_v1, whole genome shotgun sequence window:
- the LOC122303515 gene encoding probable ATP synthase 24 kDa subunit, mitochondrial, translated as MAFSSRLLSKSKQVFGSQSTLQQAHAIPTRFFAKQAGPRALKGDDMLKGIFFEVKKKFETALGILRKEKITIDPEDPAAVSQYAKVMKTIREKADLFSESQRIQFTIQTRTQDIPDARTYLLTLKEIRIKRGLTDELGAEAMMFDALEKVEKELKKPLMRNDKKGMAVLIAEFDKINKKLGIRKEDLPKYEEQLELKIAKAQLEELKKDALEAMETQKKREEFKDEAMVDVKSLDIRNFI; from the exons ATGGCCTTCTCGTCTCGCCTCTTGTCCAAATCGAAACAG GTTTTTGGTAGCCAAAGCACGTTGCAGCAGGCTCATGCTATTCCCACCCGCTTCTTTGCCAAACAAGCTGGTCCACGTGCTCTTAAGGGAGATG ACATGTTGAAGGGCATCTTTTTTGAGGTTAAGAAGAAATTCGAGACAGCCTTAGGGATACTTCGAAAGGAGAAGATCACCATTGATCCGGAAGATCCAGCTGCAGTTTCTCAGTATGCCAAGGTCATGAAGACGATAAGAGAAAA GGCAGACTTGTTCTCAGAATCCCAAAGGATCCAGTTCACCATACAGACACGAACTCAAGATATTCCAGATGCCCGGACTTATCTGTTGACATTGAAGGAAATACGGATCAA GAGGGGTCTCACGGATGAACTTGGTGCAGAGGCAATGATGTTTGATGCActggaaaaagttgaaaaagaactTAAAAAGCCCCTCATGAGGAATGACAAGAAAGGGATGGCAGTTCTAATTGCAGAGTTTGATAAAATCAATAAGAA GCTTGGAATCCGTAAGGAAGATTTGCCCAAGTATGAAGAACAGTTAGAACTCAAAATTGCCAAGGCACAACTGGAGGAGTTGAAGAAAGATGCTCTTGAGGCAATGGAAACTCAAAAGAAGCG GGAGGAATTCAAGGATGAGGCAATGGTTGATGTCAAGTCTTTGGACATTCGGAACTTCATCTAA